A region of the Amycolatopsis sp. cg13 genome:
GTCCACATCGGACCGGAACGTATCGCGGTACCGCGAAATCGCCTCCGCCATCGCACGCTGACCGTGCGCGGGAGCGATCACCAGCGGCAGCCCCAGCGCCGCAGCGAGGTCCGCGCCCGCACCAGTCGCGAGCAGAAACACCGGCACCGACAGCCCCTCGGCCGGGATCGCGTGCACGCCGTCGTGCTCGCCACGGAAGAACGCGAGAAGCTCGCGGACCTGGCCGTCGAAGCCGTCGGCTGCGTCTTTGCCCTGCCCGAGCGCCCGCCGCACCGGCTCGATGAACCCGACCGAACGCCCGATCCCGAGGTCGATCCGCCCCGGGAACAAGGACTCCAGGATCCCGAACTGCTCAGCCACCACGAACGGACGGTGATTGGGCAACATCACGCCGCCGGACCCGACGCGGATGCGCGAAGTCGCAGAGGCAACGGCTGACGCGAGCACCGCGGGCGCGGACCCGGCGACCCCAGGCACGCCATGATGTTCGGAAACCCAAAACCGGTGGTAGCCAAGCTTCTCGATGTCCCGCGCGAAGGCGACGGTGTCCCGGATCGCCTGCGCGGTCCCCCGCCCTCGCCGCACGGGCGACCGGTCCAGCACGGAAATCGGAACGTCCACGTTCAGGCCAACGCCGTCCGCACAGCCCGAATTCCCGCGCCGACGTCCGTGAGGGCCACCCTCACAGACTCTGATTCCCTCAGGGTTCCCCTCACGACCCGCAGCAGTCCGTGAGGGGCTCCTTCCGTGAGGGGCTCCTTCCGTGAGGGGCTCCTTCACGGAATCAGATTCCCTCAATGAGCCCTTCACGGACCACCGCCACTCGCTCGCCGCCGCGATGCGCCCCAATGTGGCATTGGGTGCATGCGACGCACCCAATGCGGCGTTCGGTGCATCTGACGCACCCAATGCCACATTGGGGCGCTAGCCCCCGCCCGAAACCGCAGCCGATGCACCCAAATCGAGGCACCCACACCACCCCCGCACCCCGATACGAAGCCAAAAACGCGGACGGCGGGTGCTTGTCAAGGCATCTTTCCCGCCTTGACAAGCACCCGCCGCCCGTCATCACAATCAGCTTCGGGGTGCCCTACGCAACCAAGGGCGCAATGTCGCCGCCAGGCGACGAGCCGAACCTACGGCCTCCACCGCTCGCTGTAATCCGGATGCTCCGCATACGGCAACGCCAGCAACCGCAACGTCAAGCACCAGTTAGACCCAGCCTCGTCCGCAGGCACATGACAGGTCTCGCACCAATACTCACTGCCATACAACGGAAACCCGGGCACTTTCTCCGACACCGTGGTCCGATGAGCAAGCATGATCCGCCGAGTGGCCTCGATCTCGTTGATCATCTGATTGACCACGTCGAGCTCGAGATCGCCGAGCGAACGGACCCGCTCCTCCAGCCCGACCTTGGCCTCTCCGCGGGTGAGCGGCTCTCCGGCCTTGCCCTTCTGCACCGCTTGCATGATCAGCGCCTGCCGCTGTCCGACGCGCGCGGCGAGGAACGCGATCAGGTCGTCCACGACGTCTCCTTCCTCCGGATCCCGGCCCCCGCCCGGCCCCGGCAATAGTCGCACCTCGACCCCGGCGCGTTACCAGCTAGCGGCGCCTCCCATGGTAATCGACCTCGGAAAAATCGGTACGACCTGCGAAAACATCACAGAAATTCCTCGCGATGTTGATCACCCAGAGTGATCACACCCGGCGATCGGACGATCACGCCTGGTCGGATCGGGCCTTGCTCGGCTGCACCCGCTTCGGTTCGCCGGGCATCTTGGGATAGTCCGGCGGGTAGGGCAGTTCCGCGCCGCCGAGGTCGCGGTCGTCGCGGTCGTACCACTCCAGCAGCGTCTCCAGCCCGAACGCCGTCTCGTCCATCGGCGCGTGCAGGTCGCCGTGCTCGGCGAGGAACTTGGGGACAGTGAGCACGTCGAAATCGTCCGGGTCGACGCCGGTGAGCAAATCCCAGGTCAGCGGCGTCGAAACAGTCGCACGCGGGGTGCCGCGCACGGACCAGGACGACGCGACCGTCCGGTCCCGCGCCGCCTGGTTGTAGTCGAGGAAGACGCGGCCGCCGCGTTCCTCCTTCCACCAGGAGACCGTCGCCTTGTCCGGGATCCGCCGTTCGACCTCGCGGCCGAGCGCGATCACCGCGTGCCGCACCGCGATGAAGTCCCATTCCGGGCGGATCCGCACGAGGACGTGCACGCCGCGGCCGCCGGAGGTCTTCGGGTAGCCGGTGAGCCCGGCGTCGGCGAGCACCTCGCGGACCACGCCGGCGACCTCGACCGCGTCGGCGAACCCGGCGCGTTCCGGCGGGTCGACGTCGATTCGCAGTTCGTCCGGATGGTCGACGTCGGAACGGCGCACTGGCCAGGGGTGGAAGTCGAAGGTGCCGAGGTTGGCCGCCCACGCGAACACCGCGGGCTCGGTCGGGCAGACCTCGTCCGCGGTGCGGCCGGACGGGAAGGTGATCCGCGCGGTTTCGAGCCAGTCCGGCGCGCCCTTGGGCACGCGCTTGGCGTAGAACCACTCGCCGGTGACGCCGTCGACGTAGCGCTTCAGCGTGGTCGGCCGTTCGCCGATCGCCCGCAGCAACGGCTCGGCCACGGCGAGGTAGTACTCGACGACTTGCCGCTTCGTGATGCCGCGTTCGGGGAAATAGACCTTGTCCGGGCTCGACACCCGGACGGTGCGCTCCCCCACCTGGTATTCGACCGGATCGCCGTTTTTGGCCATGCGGCCACCGTAGCCGCGAGTGCCGTACCGTGGCGGGGTGTCCGGGAGAACCAAGCTGATCGTCGCCCTGGTCGTGCTAGCTCTTCTCGGCGCCGCCGCGCTGTGGCTGCCGATCCCTGGCCCGGCGCAGCTGCGCACCTGGGCCGCGGCAACCGGATCGATGACTCCGCTGGTGCTCCTCGTGGCCTACTCGTTGCTCACCGTCGCGCCCATTCCGCGCACGGTGTTCAATCTGGCCGCCGGATTGCTCGTCGGCAGCGTCGCCGGAGTGCTGATCGCCTTGGCGGCCACCACGATCGCCGCCGCGCTGGCGTACGGGCTGGCCCGGCTGCTCGGCCGGGACCTGATCCTCCGGCACCTCCACCGCGCACCCGTGCGGGCCGTCAACGACAGGCTGTCCGACGGCGGCGTGCTCGCCATCACATCGCTGCGGTTGATCCCGGTCGTCCCGTTTTCGGTGATGAACTACCTGTGCGGCGTTTCGTCCGTGAAACTCCTTTCCTACCTTGCCGGAACGGCGCTCGGCAGCGTCCCCGGAACCGTCGCGGTGGTCGTTTTCGCGGACGCGCTGACCGGCGACACGCCGCCCGCTTTGCTGGCCTGCTACGCGGTCTTCGCCGCACTCGGCGCGGCAGGATTGGTGCGAGTGCTGAGGAAGCGCGTCCCGGCCGCCGAGCCGGAGGCTCCCGTGCCGTCGGCACCGGCTGGCTGACGGCGGGCAGGTACTTCCGACCGCTACACTCGTCCGGGTGCGCGAGGGGCATCCGTGCTGCGCACGAACACGATCACGGGACTTTCGTCAGGAGCGGGCGTCATCGACACCGGGCAGCTGATCGCGGGGCACTACCGCCTCGTCGAGCACATTGGTAGCGGTGCCATGGGCGTGGTGTGGCGTGCCGTCGACGTGCGCCTGGAGCGATCCGTGGCGATCAAGCAAATCCTGCCGCAGCCGGGCGTCTCCGAGGCCGAACGCGACAACATGCGCCAGCGCGCCATGCGCGAGGCGAAGAACGCCGCCCGCTTCCAGCACCCCAACGCGATCGTCGTGTTCGACGTCGCCGAGCACGGCGGCGACCCGTGCCTCGTGATGGAGTACCTCAACGGCCCGAGCCTGTCCGCGGTGCTGTCCGAACAGGGCACGCTGCCGGTCGGCCAGGTCGCGCGGATCGGCGAGCAGGTCGCCGCGGCGCTCGTGGCCGCGCACCGCGCCGGGATCGTGCACAGGGATGTCAAGCCCGGCAACATCCTCATCGACGAAACCGGCACCGCGAAGATCACCGACTTCGGCATCTCCCGCGCGGCCGGCGACATGACGCTCACCCAGACCGGCCTCATCGGCGGCACCCCGGCGTACCTCGCGCCGGAGCTGGCCCGCGGCGCCGACCCGGTGCCCAGCTCGGACGTCTTCGCCCTCGGCGCGACGCTGTACCAGGCGATCGAGGGACAGACCCCGTACGGCAACACCACGAACCAGCTCGCGCTGCTGTACGCGGCGGCGAACGGCCAGGTCAACCCGCCGACGCAGGCCGGTCCGGCGACTGCGTTGCTGATGAGCCTGCTGCGCAGCGAGGCTTCCGAGCGGCCGAGCATGGCCGAGGCACGCGAGCGGCTGGCCGCGCTGGCGACCGGGGAACCGGCCGCGCCGCAGCAGTTGCTGTCGGGCAATCGCGGTCCGGGCAGCAACGGGTCCCGGCCGCCGTGGGCACGTACGGGTGCAGCGGCGCCAGCACCCCCGCAGAAGGCTCCGTCGAACCCGCCTCGCACGCCGACTGCGGCGTTCGTGCCGATGGGCGCGCCGTCGCGGCCTGCGCCCAGCACTCCGCCGCGTCCGCAGCCTGCGGCGCGGCCGGCGCCGACTGCTGCTGCGCCGAATTACTCCGGTTCCGGGTCGGGGGAACGGGTTTCGCCTGCGGCGGCGCGGAAGAAGAAGATGGCGCTCCTCGCTGGCGGAGCTGCGGCGGTTGTCGTGGTGGCGTTGGTGGTGTTCCTGGTGCTGAGCAGCAGCCAGGGCAAGAGCGGCAGTTCGTCGAACGCGCAGCCGCCGGCGTCGAACTCCTCCGCTCCGGCGACTCCGTCGAGCACGCCGAGTTCTTCAGCACCCCCGGTCAAATCCAGCGGCACCGTGCAGTGGGGGCCAGCAGGCACCCAAGTCGTGAATTTCTACCAGAACGTCGGATCGCCCACTGCGTGGGCGATGCTGACCCCGTCGGCGCAGGCGGCCTTCGGCGATCAGACCGCTTTCGCCACGTACTGGGACCAGAACAAGCTGAGCGGCTACAAGGGTGCCAGCGTTTACAAGCGCGAGAACAATCCTGACGGTTCCGCCGACGTCCAGATCACCCTCACCCCGGAGGGCGGTGCGCCGATGCAGAAGGTCGTGCAGGTCATCGCCGGACCCGACGGCGCGTTGATGATCAACAGCGATCCCCGTCTCGGAAGCGGCGCGCCCGCGCAGTGACACTCGCCGCAGAGGTGGGTCCGACGAGGCGAATGGCCTACCGTTGAGGCATGGCCGAGAACGGAGCTCTGCCGCCGGGCTGGAATCCTCGGTTCCACGAGGATCTGGTCGGGCTGGATCCGTACGACCCGGAGGCCCGTGCGTTCGCCGCCCATCTCGACCGGATGGAGCGCACCGGGCCCACTTTCACCGTCGAGGCGTGCCTGGACCAGGTCGCCGACTTCGCCGAGTCCAGCAATCGCACCGGCGGGCTCCGCTATTGGGTGTCCGCGCTGGTCGTGGTGCTGATCGTGCTCGGGCTGCTGGTCACCGCCTGGGACATCGCGCTGCACACGGTCGCTTTTCTGTCCAGGTAACGTGGGAAGGGTGAAAGGTATGAAACCCGTCGTCGGCACCACTCCCCGCGTGGTGAAGTCCGACCAGGAATGGCGGGAGCAGCTGGGCCCCGAGGAGTACGCGGTGCTCCGGCAAGCCGGCACCGAACGGCCGTTCACCGGCGAGTACACCGACACCAAGACCACCGGCGTGTACGAGTGCCGGGCTTGCGGCGCGGAGCTGTTCCGCAGCGACACGAAGTTCGAAAGCCACTGCGGCTGGCCGTCGTTCTACGACCCGGCGGACTCCGACGCGGTGCTGCTGCGCGAGGACCGCACCATGGGCATGCGGCGCATCGAGGTGCTGTGCGCCTCGTGCCACAGCCACCTCGGGCACGTGTTCGAGGGCGAGGGCTACGCGACTCCGACAGACCAGCGCTACTGCATCAACTCGATTTCCCTGAAGCTCGTCGAGGACTCCGGCGACTGACGCCCGGGTCCCCCAAGACCGCCCTTCCCGTTCCGGGGAGGGCGGTTTTTTCATCCGGCGGCAACCCGGGCCGGGCAGGTAGCGTGGATTGTTCATCCGGAGGGGGTCCGTGATGGAGTGGACGATCGAACGCGCGACGCCGGCCGCGCTGATCCTGGTGCTGGCGCTGGTCTGCTGGTGGCTCGGGCTGCGGACGGCCGCCCGGTTGCGCCGCGGCAGGCATCCCGAAACCCGGCTGACGTCCGCGGCCCAGGTCGCGTTGCTGACGGACGGCCCGATCCGCGTCGCCGAAACGACGGTCGCTTCGATGCTGGAACGGGAGCAGCTGCGCGCAGACTCCGTTGGACGGCTGTATCGCACGCCGACCGAACCGTCCGACGACCTGAGCCGGGAAGCCGCCGAGCTGGCCGGTACGGGGGTCGGAATCGCGACGGTGCTGCGCGGTCTGGTCTGGGGAGATGCGGTCCGCGAGCTGGTCGATGACCTGACCAAGCGCGGTCTGCTCGTCGACGGCCAAGCGCTGCAACGGGTGTGGAAGTGGACCGCGATCGAAGAAGCAGTGCTGACGGCGGCCGGGGTCGCGGCGTTTGTCGGCGGGCTGAACGGCTTTGTGCTGATTTCGCTGCTGCTGCCGGGGTGGTTCACGTTCAGTGCGCTGTCCCGTCGCCGGGCTGCCCGATGGACCCGGCCGACCGAGGCCGGACGCGCGGCGGTCGAAGCGGCGTGGCCGGACCAGAGCCTGATCAGCGGCCTGACCGGGAACGTCGCGGTCGGCGGGCTTTCGAATCATCCGGATCGCGAGCTGCGGGTCGCGCTGCTCCGCGGGCTCCCGGCGACCCGGCAGGCGCGGGCTGCCGTCGCGGGCACCGGCGTCGCGGGCGGGTTCTCCGGAGCGGCGGGGTACTGGGGCGCCGGGGCTGGTTGCGGCTCGGGCTGTGGCGGCGGAGTGGGCTGCGGGTCCGGCTGTGGCGGTTCGGGGTGCGGATCCGGCTGCGGCAGCGGGTGCGGAGGAGGCGGCGGGGGCTGCGGCGGCGGGAACAGCTGAGCCGGGGAACGAATCGGACAGCGGCTGCGTCAGTTCTGCCGACAGCCTCCGGCAACGGTCCGGTTAGGGTTCCGGCAACGCGGAAAAGAGGGGGACACCGTGGACGAACCTTGGGGCATTTCCGGCCCGCAATTCCTGCTGATCTTCGGCCTGGCGCTGGCCATCGTGCTGCTGGTGCAGCTGAGCTGGCCGTCGATCGCGCGCTCCCGGCAGCGGAACGCGCCCGCCGTCGTCGTCGAGGCGCCGCTGCAGCCGGACGTTTACCAGCTCGCCTATCTGGCCGGCGGCGCGGATCGCACAGTAGACACCGCGATCGCGACCCTGCTGGAGCAGGAACTCCTGCGGGTGAGCAGCAAGGGCAAGCTGAGCGCGATCGGCAAGCGACCGTCTCGCAAGAGGCTGGAACGCGCGGTGCACGACGCCGCGAAGAGCGGCACGGCGACCGTGGCCATGGTCCGCAAGTCGCCGGTGGTCCAGCCAGAAGTGGAGAAGATCCGCGAGGACCTCGAGCGGCGCGGGCTGGTGACCGTGCTCGGCGACGGACTGGACGGCTTCCGCACGGGCGTTGTGGTGGCGTACGCGGCGTTGTTGCTGATCGGCATCGTCCGCGCGGTCAACGGAGCGCAGCTGGA
Encoded here:
- a CDS encoding TIGR04222 domain-containing membrane protein; translated protein: MEWTIERATPAALILVLALVCWWLGLRTAARLRRGRHPETRLTSAAQVALLTDGPIRVAETTVASMLEREQLRADSVGRLYRTPTEPSDDLSREAAELAGTGVGIATVLRGLVWGDAVRELVDDLTKRGLLVDGQALQRVWKWTAIEEAVLTAAGVAAFVGGLNGFVLISLLLPGWFTFSALSRRRAARWTRPTEAGRAAVEAAWPDQSLISGLTGNVAVGGLSNHPDRELRVALLRGLPATRQARAAVAGTGVAGGFSGAAGYWGAGAGCGSGCGGGVGCGSGCGGSGCGSGCGSGCGGGGGGCGGGNS
- a CDS encoding DUF6221 family protein, with the protein product MDDLIAFLAARVGQRQALIMQAVQKGKAGEPLTRGEAKVGLEERVRSLGDLELDVVNQMINEIEATRRIMLAHRTTVSEKVPGFPLYGSEYWCETCHVPADEAGSNWCLTLRLLALPYAEHPDYSERWRP
- a CDS encoding TVP38/TMEM64 family protein; this encodes MSGRTKLIVALVVLALLGAAALWLPIPGPAQLRTWAAATGSMTPLVLLVAYSLLTVAPIPRTVFNLAAGLLVGSVAGVLIALAATTIAAALAYGLARLLGRDLILRHLHRAPVRAVNDRLSDGGVLAITSLRLIPVVPFSVMNYLCGVSSVKLLSYLAGTALGSVPGTVAVVVFADALTGDTPPALLACYAVFAALGAAGLVRVLRKRVPAAEPEAPVPSAPAG
- a CDS encoding protein kinase → MGVVWRAVDVRLERSVAIKQILPQPGVSEAERDNMRQRAMREAKNAARFQHPNAIVVFDVAEHGGDPCLVMEYLNGPSLSAVLSEQGTLPVGQVARIGEQVAAALVAAHRAGIVHRDVKPGNILIDETGTAKITDFGISRAAGDMTLTQTGLIGGTPAYLAPELARGADPVPSSDVFALGATLYQAIEGQTPYGNTTNQLALLYAAANGQVNPPTQAGPATALLMSLLRSEASERPSMAEARERLAALATGEPAAPQQLLSGNRGPGSNGSRPPWARTGAAAPAPPQKAPSNPPRTPTAAFVPMGAPSRPAPSTPPRPQPAARPAPTAAAPNYSGSGSGERVSPAAARKKKMALLAGGAAAVVVVALVVFLVLSSSQGKSGSSSNAQPPASNSSAPATPSSTPSSSAPPVKSSGTVQWGPAGTQVVNFYQNVGSPTAWAMLTPSAQAAFGDQTAFATYWDQNKLSGYKGASVYKRENNPDGSADVQITLTPEGGAPMQKVVQVIAGPDGALMINSDPRLGSGAPAQ
- the msrB gene encoding peptide-methionine (R)-S-oxide reductase MsrB, whose product is MKPVVGTTPRVVKSDQEWREQLGPEEYAVLRQAGTERPFTGEYTDTKTTGVYECRACGAELFRSDTKFESHCGWPSFYDPADSDAVLLREDRTMGMRRIEVLCASCHSHLGHVFEGEGYATPTDQRYCINSISLKLVEDSGD
- a CDS encoding TIGR04222 domain-containing membrane protein codes for the protein MDEPWGISGPQFLLIFGLALAIVLLVQLSWPSIARSRQRNAPAVVVEAPLQPDVYQLAYLAGGADRTVDTAIATLLEQELLRVSSKGKLSAIGKRPSRKRLERAVHDAAKSGTATVAMVRKSPVVQPEVEKIREDLERRGLVTVLGDGLDGFRTGVVVAYAALLLIGIVRAVNGAQLDRPIGGLIGLLFVAGILTLIAFTSRKGKKTSQATDAGHAVVVRAREDAKAAQERPEEFVSTGRNGGGTLLVGAAAVVALGGIALYPDDEMSTALLSGGGGGWSGGGGSSGGSSCSSGSSCSSGSSCGGGSSCGGGGGCGG
- a CDS encoding MsnO8 family LLM class oxidoreductase produces the protein MNVDVPISVLDRSPVRRGRGTAQAIRDTVAFARDIEKLGYHRFWVSEHHGVPGVAGSAPAVLASAVASATSRIRVGSGGVMLPNHRPFVVAEQFGILESLFPGRIDLGIGRSVGFIEPVRRALGQGKDAADGFDGQVRELLAFFRGEHDGVHAIPAEGLSVPVFLLATGAGADLAAALGLPLVIAPAHGQRAMAEAISRYRDTFRSDVDDPYVVVSTAVAVADTAAEARRLLLPEAWSTVYSRSHGVFPPLSPADEILALPMTDRERRRLDDTLAGQISGTPDEVGERLDDLVAATGADELLISTSTYDPAARVESFAALAELTAAERLSV
- a CDS encoding DNA polymerase domain-containing protein yields the protein MAKNGDPVEYQVGERTVRVSSPDKVYFPERGITKRQVVEYYLAVAEPLLRAIGERPTTLKRYVDGVTGEWFYAKRVPKGAPDWLETARITFPSGRTADEVCPTEPAVFAWAANLGTFDFHPWPVRRSDVDHPDELRIDVDPPERAGFADAVEVAGVVREVLADAGLTGYPKTSGGRGVHVLVRIRPEWDFIAVRHAVIALGREVERRIPDKATVSWWKEERGGRVFLDYNQAARDRTVASSWSVRGTPRATVSTPLTWDLLTGVDPDDFDVLTVPKFLAEHGDLHAPMDETAFGLETLLEWYDRDDRDLGGAELPYPPDYPKMPGEPKRVQPSKARSDQA